The genomic window AAATGGATAAGAAAGCATTGTGAAATACCTGTAATTATGTTAACAGCAAAGGGAGATACTTTTGATAAAGTTCTTGCTCTAGAATTAGGAGCAGATGATTATATAGTAAAACCTTTTGAACCAAAAGAGTTAATGGCAAGAGTTAAAGCTGTAATGAGAAGATATACTTATGAAAGTGTAGATAAAGAAGTTTTAAGTTTTTCAGATCTTGTTATAGATGTTAATTCATACAATGTTTTATATAAAGGTGAGGAAATAAAAATGCCTCCAAAAGAATTTGAACTACTTTATTATCTGGCAAGTAATAAAAATAAAGTATTTACAAGAGAGCAGTTGTTATGTGAAGTCTGGGGATATGACTATCCAGGTGATTCAAGAACTGTAGATGTTCATATAAAAAGACTAAGAGAAAAGATAAGCGGAGGAGAAAATTGGCAGCTTGAGACTGTTTGGGGAGTAGGATATAAATTCGAGGTGAAATGATGAATAAAAAAGGAATTGCTTATAAATTAACAATTACCTTTACATCTATAACAGCAGTAATATTAATATTAATAGGAATGACTCTATCAATATGGTTTAATAGAGAATATAAAATTGAAAGAACTTATTTACTAGATAAGCAGCTATCATTAATAGAGGGAGCTACATTATCATTTTTAAATGATAATACAGAGGTTGCATACAATGAACTTAGTAAGGTACTGAATATGATAGAAAGTTCTATAGAAATAGACTCTATAATTATAGATAAATTAGGATACATATATGCAGTTTCAAATAATAAATATAACAAAGAAAAGTACACTAGAATTAACTTAAACGATGAAGAGCTAAATAAATTAAAAAATGGAGAATCTATAAATTTTAATTTTAAAAATTATGAAGGAGCTTTAAAAAAGTCATACATAAAGCCACTTTTTAAGGATGGATATTTTTATGGAGCTATAGTTTTAATAGGAGATGAAGCATATACGAATCCTCCTAAGAGAATATATATAATAATATGGCTTTCAGTAATTTTAGCACTTATACTATCAAGTGTTGTAACATATTATTTTTCTGAAAAATTAATAATTAAGCCACTAGAAGAAATAAATAATGCAGCCAAAAAGATTGCTAAAGGCGATGTAGAGAAAAGGGTTAGCATAGAATCTGGAGATGAAATTGGGGAACTTGGCTATTCATTTAATATTATGGCAGAATCATTAGAACAAGTAGATAAAAAGAGACGAGAATTTATATCGAATGTATCTCATGAATTAAGGTCACCAATAACATCAATTAAAGGGTTTATTACAGGGATTTTAGATGGAGTAATTCCTAGAGATAAGGAAAATTATTATTTAACTATAGTAAATGATGAAATAAGTAGGTTAGCAAGGTTAGTAACTGATTTATTAGATATTTCAGCAATGGAGTCAGGTAAGTTTAATCTTAATATGGTTGATTTAGATATAAATGAAGTTATAACTTTATGTACTTTAAACTTAGAAGGGAAAGTAAAAGAGAAGAACATAAATGTTGAAGTTATTTTCCATGATAAGCATGAATATGCAATTGCAGATAGAGATAGATTAATTCAAGTTGTTACAAATTTATTAGAAAATGCAGTAAAGTACGGGGAAGCTAATGGAGAAATAAAAATTGATACATATGTAAGAGGTGATAAGGCTTATGTAAGTATATTTAATAGTGGACCAACTATTCCTAAAGAAGAAATAAACAACATTTGGGATAGATTTTACAAGTCAGATAAATCAAGAACAAATAAATTTAGTATGGGATTAGGTCTACCAATAGTAAGGCTTATTTTGTCACAACATGGTCAGGATATATGGGTTAATAATATAGATGGAAAAGGTGTAAGATTTACTTTTAGTTTGAAAAAATCCAATTAGAATAAGGTGGAGGAAAACTTGTGTTTAATAACAAATATAATTGTAAAAATGAAGATAATAATTCCTCAAAAAATGATTCTACTATAAATTTTAAGATGAAAAAAGCGAACACAAGGTGTAAGTTAGGAAAAGGTTTAGTAATTTTTTTAGTACTGTTAATATTATTAATATTAACAGTAAGTAATGTGAGTTTAATAAGAAAATACAATAAAATAATGGAACAAAGAAATAAAATAAATCTAAAAGTAGGTTCAGAAGTGTTTGAATACGATAAAATTACTCATCAAATATCAGAATCAATAGTAGCAATAAGTAATGAAGAGAGCAAATTAACTAAAAATTCATATTTTGAACCTAATTTAACTGGTGTAATTTTAAGTGAAGAAGGAACTATTTTAACAAATTATTCAAAGATTAAAGATTTTAGGGATATATACGTAAAGTTACCTTCAAGTGGAAGTATGCCAATAAAGGCAAGTTTGGTAGGAATTAGTGAGGATGTAGATGTTGCAATAATAAAGATATATTACAAAGGTAAGCTATCACCTATAAAAATTGCTAATGAAGATGAAGTTATAGAAGGTCAAGAAATAGCCGTATTAAGTAATTCTATAGGGAATGAATATATAGAAAGAGTAATACCAGGTATAATAACATCAACTCATCAAACTATAAAAGATAAATCAGATAGAGAGCATAGATTGCTAGAAATTAGTTCTCTAATAAATGAAAATAATACTGGTGGGGCTATCTGTAATTCTAAAGGTGAATTAATAGGTTTAGCTAGTGTTGATATAACAAATAAGAAAAATAAACAAGGGCTATATTATGCTATAGATTTAAGAGAACTTCAAAAAATATCTCAAGTTACAGATGTTTTTAAATCAAAATTAGGAATTAGTGGTGGACTTATAGAAGATCCTAAAAGTAGGTTAAAAGGATTTTATGTTGAAAATGTAAAAGAGTCTGGAGTAGCATACAATGCTGGTATAAGAGCTACAGATATAATCATTCAATTAGATGGAGTAGATATATTAACAGTAAATGATTTATCTAATATAATGATTAATAAAAAGGCCGGTGAAAAAGTACTTTGTAAAATTGTAAACAACGGTAATATAAAAGAATTAGAATTATTAATACAGTAACACTATATATAAATTTAGCACTAAGAAACTCCTTATGGGGTTTCTTTTGCATGAAAAAATGGTATATATAAAAAGTTCTTTAATTATTGTAAAAAACTAGTATAATAATAATATGTTAAATAGCAGCAAAGGAGACGTTTGAAATGTTTTTAATAGTTGGGCTAGGAAACCCAGGAAAAGAATATGATAAGACTAGACATAATATTGGATTTGAGTGTATAGACTATCTTTCAAATAAGTATAATATAGAGCTAAATAGGATAAAATTTAAAGGTATATATGGAGAAGGTTTTATAAATAATAAAAAAGTTATTTTATTAAAACCAACTACATTTATGAACTTAAGTGGCGAAAGTATAAGAGAAGTTGTTAACTTTTACAAACTAAATCCAGAAGAAGTAATAGTTATTTATGATGATATAAGCCTAGAAGTTGGAAGGATAAGAATTAGAGAAAAAGGTAGCGCAGGCGGACACAATGGAATAAAAAGTATAATTCAAAATCTCTCAACAGATGTTTTCCCAAGAATTAAAGTAGGGGTAGGACAACCTAAAGGAGATTTAGTTTCTCATGTTCTTGGAAGGTTCTCAAAAGAAGAAGAAGAAATATTAAAAGAAAGCGTAGAGGCTTCAAAAAAGGCAATAGAAATTATAGTTAGAGAAGATACCAAAGAAGCCATGAATAGATTGAATGGATTTAAGGCATCTAAAATTATATAATTTAAGGATGGTGTTATTTGATGAGATTAAAGGGGGTAATGGAACCTTTAAATAATAATTCTCATTTTAATGAGATATTGGCTAGTGTAGAGAAAAATAGATATCCTATCAATTTATACGGACTATCAGATTCGGGTAAAAGTTATATGATTGAGGGGATATATGAAAATATAGATGCACCATTAGTGGTTTTAACTCATAGTGATATGGAGGCTAAAAACTTATATGAGGATTTAATTTTCTATACAAATGATGTTTATTATTTTCCAAATAAAGAAGTTGTATTCTATAATGTAGATGCCATTTCAGGTGATTTAAGATGGGCTAGATTGAAAGTAATAAAAGAAATGTTAAGTAACAAAAAGAAAATAATAGTTACTTCTATAGATGCATTAGCAACTATATATACACCTGAAAAGCTTTATAAAAAGTACACTTTTAAATTAAAATTAAATATGGAAATAGATTTTAAATGTCTGAGTAAGAAGCTTTTAGAAAGTGGTTATGAAAGAGTAGAAATAGTAGAAGGAAAAGGTGAATTTTCCTTAAGAGGAGGAATATTAGATGTTTTTCCACCTACTTCAACATACCCATTTAGAGTTGAACTTTTTGGAGATCAAATAGAATCTATAAGAACTTTTAATGTTGAATCTCAAAGGAGTATTGAAAAGGTAAAAACTTTGGAAATATTCCCAGCTAAGGAAATAATAATTACTGAAGACGCTTTAAGTCTAGCTAAGAATAAAATATTAAAAGAGTTTAAAGAAGTAAAAGAAAAATCTAACAATAAGGATAATGAAAGAATAAAAAGGTTAGAAGATATAATAAATAAAAATATAGAAAGCTTAACTGAAACTTTAACTTTTGAAACAGTAGATAGTTATTTACCATATTTCTATAAAGAGAAAGAAAGTTTCTTTGAGTATCTAAAGGGATATACTTATGTAATAGATGATGTTAAAAGATGTTTAGGAAAGATAGACAGTACTTATTATGAATTCAGAGCTAACTATGAATCTTTCTTACAAAGAGGTGGGATTTTACCATCACAAAATGATTTATTGATATCTAAAGAAGAACTAGTAGAAAGATTAGAGGCACAAAATATAATAACTTTAGATACTTTTTCTAGTAAGAGCGATATTTTAAAACCTATATCAACTATTGGAGTAAATCAATTAACTCTAAATAATTATCAAGGTCAATTAGATTTATTAATAGAAGAGATAAAAGAGAAAAAAGAGAAAGGATATAAAACCATAATTTTATCAGGTACTAGGAGTAGAGGTGAAAGGTTAGTTTCAACTCTTAGGGAGAGAGGTATAGAAAGTAACTATAAAGACAAAATTGAAGAAATACAGTTTGGTGAAGTAGTTATTACATTTGGAAACCTTTTAAAAGGATTTGAATATCCGGATATTAAATTATGTATAATTTCAGATAAAGAGGTATTTGGGGAAGCTAAAAGAAAAATATCAAGGAAAGCTAAACCGAGAAAAGGTGTAGCAAAGATTAAGAGTTTTGCAGAGCTTAAACCTGGTGATTATGTAGTTCATGCTAATCATGGGGTAGGTGTGTACAAAGGTATAAAACAAATAGAATCTTTAGGAAGTACTAGAGATTATTTGGATATAGTTTATGATAAAGGAGATAAATTATATGTTCCTGTAGATCAACTTGATTTAGTTCAGAAATATATAGGAAGTGAAGGGAAATCTCCTAAAGTAAATAAATTAGGTGGTAATGAATGGAATAAGGCCAAAGCTAAGGTTAGAAAATCAATAAATGAAATAGCTCAAGATTTAGTTAAGTTATATGCAGCTAGAGCTACAGTAAAAGGGTATAAATTTGGAAAGGATACTCAATGGCAAAGACAATTCGAGGATGAGTTTCCATTTGAAGAAACACCTGATCAATTAACATCTGTGCAAGAAATTAAAGATGATATGGAATCAGATAAACCTATGGATAGATTACTTTGTGGAGATGTTGGTTATGGAAAGACAGAAGTAGCTATGAGAGCTGCCTTTAAAGCTGTAATGGAAGGAAAACAAGTAGCCTTTCTAGTACCAACTACTATATTAGCAGAACAACACTACAAAAATATGTTAAAGAGATTTTCAGATTTTCCAGTTAATATTGATATGGTTAGTAGGTTTAGGACTGCAAAAGAACAGAAAGCTACACTCCAAGCAGCCAAAGAAGGAAATGTAGATATTTTAATAGGGACCCATAGGCTAGTATCTAAGGACATTATATTTAAAGACTTAGGTCTTTTAATTGTTGATGAAGAGCAAAGATTTGGAGTAGCTCAAAAAGAAAAAATAAAGAACTTAAAGAAAAATGTAGATGTACTTACATTAAGTGCAACGCCAATACCAAGAACTCTTCATATGTCATTAACAGGTGCAAGGGATATTTCTGTAATAGAAACACCTCCAGAAGAAAGATATCCTATTCAAACTTATGTTGTTGAAAATAATGAACAACTAGTAAGAGATGCCATATTAAGAGAGGTAAATAGAGGTGGTCAAGTTTACTATGTCTATAATAGAGTAGAGACTATACAAGATATGGCAAGCTATTTAAAAGAATTAATACCTGAATGTAGAATTGGAATAATCCATGGACAAATGACTGAGAGACAGCTAGAAAAAGAAATGGTAAGTTTCATGAATAAGGAATATGACATATTGGTATGCACAACTATAATAGAAACAGGAATAGATATACCAAATGTAAATACAATGATTATACATGATTCAGATAAAATGGGATTATCACAACTTTATCAATTAAGAGGAAGGGTAGGTAGATCAAACAGAATTGCTTATGCATACTTTATATATACAAAAGATAAAGTTTTAACAGAAGTTGCAGAAAAAAGATTAAAGGCATTAAAAGATTTTACAGAATTAGGTTCTGGATTTAAGATAGCAATGAGGGACTTAGAGATAAGAGGTGCTGGTAACATGATGGGATCTGCACAACATGGTCATATGGCTGTTATAGGATATGACTTGTATTGTAGAATGTTAGAAGATACAATAAAAATAATTAAAGGTGAGATAGATAAAGAACCTGTGGAAACAACTGTAGATATAAAAGTTGATGCTTATATACCAGGAAACTATATAGAAGATGAGATACAAAAAATAGAAATATATAAGAAAATTGCAGCTATTGATAATATAGAAGACTATAATGATATAAAAGAAGAATTACAAGATAGATATTCAGAAATTCCTGATCCAGTACAAAATCTTATGGATATAGCCTATATAAAGAGCAAAGCTAAACTTTTATCAATACAAGAAATAAAAGAAACGCCTAAAGAAGTAAGATTTAAATTTACAGAAGGATTTAAAGGAGTAAATAATATATATAAATTATTGTTAAAAGATTATAAAGATAAGGTATTTCTTATGTTTGGAGAAAATCCTTATTTTGCAATAAAGCCAAATGAAATAAAGAAAGAAAATATCCTAGATTTCTACAAGGAGATGTTGGATAATTTAACAAAAAATATATAAAATATTCATATTAAATTGAATAACTGACACAATATTGATATACTTATAGGGTATAATGGTATTGAAAAACAAAATAAAAGAG from Clostridium septicum includes these protein-coding regions:
- a CDS encoding response regulator transcription factor; protein product: MESRLGKVLIIDDDENICEVINMYLSSTGYETRMCHNGKDACTIFNSFKPELVLLDIMLPGMDGIEVLKWIRKHCEIPVIMLTAKGDTFDKVLALELGADDYIVKPFEPKELMARVKAVMRRYTYESVDKEVLSFSDLVIDVNSYNVLYKGEEIKMPPKEFELLYYLASNKNKVFTREQLLCEVWGYDYPGDSRTVDVHIKRLREKISGGENWQLETVWGVGYKFEVK
- a CDS encoding sensor histidine kinase — protein: MNKKGIAYKLTITFTSITAVILILIGMTLSIWFNREYKIERTYLLDKQLSLIEGATLSFLNDNTEVAYNELSKVLNMIESSIEIDSIIIDKLGYIYAVSNNKYNKEKYTRINLNDEELNKLKNGESINFNFKNYEGALKKSYIKPLFKDGYFYGAIVLIGDEAYTNPPKRIYIIIWLSVILALILSSVVTYYFSEKLIIKPLEEINNAAKKIAKGDVEKRVSIESGDEIGELGYSFNIMAESLEQVDKKRREFISNVSHELRSPITSIKGFITGILDGVIPRDKENYYLTIVNDEISRLARLVTDLLDISAMESGKFNLNMVDLDINEVITLCTLNLEGKVKEKNINVEVIFHDKHEYAIADRDRLIQVVTNLLENAVKYGEANGEIKIDTYVRGDKAYVSIFNSGPTIPKEEINNIWDRFYKSDKSRTNKFSMGLGLPIVRLILSQHGQDIWVNNIDGKGVRFTFSLKKSN
- a CDS encoding S1C family serine protease, which produces MFNNKYNCKNEDNNSSKNDSTINFKMKKANTRCKLGKGLVIFLVLLILLILTVSNVSLIRKYNKIMEQRNKINLKVGSEVFEYDKITHQISESIVAISNEESKLTKNSYFEPNLTGVILSEEGTILTNYSKIKDFRDIYVKLPSSGSMPIKASLVGISEDVDVAIIKIYYKGKLSPIKIANEDEVIEGQEIAVLSNSIGNEYIERVIPGIITSTHQTIKDKSDREHRLLEISSLINENNTGGAICNSKGELIGLASVDITNKKNKQGLYYAIDLRELQKISQVTDVFKSKLGISGGLIEDPKSRLKGFYVENVKESGVAYNAGIRATDIIIQLDGVDILTVNDLSNIMINKKAGEKVLCKIVNNGNIKELELLIQ
- the pth gene encoding aminoacyl-tRNA hydrolase, with the protein product MFLIVGLGNPGKEYDKTRHNIGFECIDYLSNKYNIELNRIKFKGIYGEGFINNKKVILLKPTTFMNLSGESIREVVNFYKLNPEEVIVIYDDISLEVGRIRIREKGSAGGHNGIKSIIQNLSTDVFPRIKVGVGQPKGDLVSHVLGRFSKEEEEILKESVEASKKAIEIIVREDTKEAMNRLNGFKASKII
- the mfd gene encoding transcription-repair coupling factor, which codes for MRLKGVMEPLNNNSHFNEILASVEKNRYPINLYGLSDSGKSYMIEGIYENIDAPLVVLTHSDMEAKNLYEDLIFYTNDVYYFPNKEVVFYNVDAISGDLRWARLKVIKEMLSNKKKIIVTSIDALATIYTPEKLYKKYTFKLKLNMEIDFKCLSKKLLESGYERVEIVEGKGEFSLRGGILDVFPPTSTYPFRVELFGDQIESIRTFNVESQRSIEKVKTLEIFPAKEIIITEDALSLAKNKILKEFKEVKEKSNNKDNERIKRLEDIINKNIESLTETLTFETVDSYLPYFYKEKESFFEYLKGYTYVIDDVKRCLGKIDSTYYEFRANYESFLQRGGILPSQNDLLISKEELVERLEAQNIITLDTFSSKSDILKPISTIGVNQLTLNNYQGQLDLLIEEIKEKKEKGYKTIILSGTRSRGERLVSTLRERGIESNYKDKIEEIQFGEVVITFGNLLKGFEYPDIKLCIISDKEVFGEAKRKISRKAKPRKGVAKIKSFAELKPGDYVVHANHGVGVYKGIKQIESLGSTRDYLDIVYDKGDKLYVPVDQLDLVQKYIGSEGKSPKVNKLGGNEWNKAKAKVRKSINEIAQDLVKLYAARATVKGYKFGKDTQWQRQFEDEFPFEETPDQLTSVQEIKDDMESDKPMDRLLCGDVGYGKTEVAMRAAFKAVMEGKQVAFLVPTTILAEQHYKNMLKRFSDFPVNIDMVSRFRTAKEQKATLQAAKEGNVDILIGTHRLVSKDIIFKDLGLLIVDEEQRFGVAQKEKIKNLKKNVDVLTLSATPIPRTLHMSLTGARDISVIETPPEERYPIQTYVVENNEQLVRDAILREVNRGGQVYYVYNRVETIQDMASYLKELIPECRIGIIHGQMTERQLEKEMVSFMNKEYDILVCTTIIETGIDIPNVNTMIIHDSDKMGLSQLYQLRGRVGRSNRIAYAYFIYTKDKVLTEVAEKRLKALKDFTELGSGFKIAMRDLEIRGAGNMMGSAQHGHMAVIGYDLYCRMLEDTIKIIKGEIDKEPVETTVDIKVDAYIPGNYIEDEIQKIEIYKKIAAIDNIEDYNDIKEELQDRYSEIPDPVQNLMDIAYIKSKAKLLSIQEIKETPKEVRFKFTEGFKGVNNIYKLLLKDYKDKVFLMFGENPYFAIKPNEIKKENILDFYKEMLDNLTKNI